The sequence CGCCACCACCGCGAAGTGGATGAAGCGCCCCACCAGGCACGCCACCACGAAGAAGACGATGTTCATCCGCACCGCCCCCGCCGCGATCGCCATCACGTACAGCGGCGGGAGGCCCACCAGCGAGCTGCAAAAGAAGACGAGCTTCCCCCACAGCGGCCGCGCCTCCAGCTTCGCCTGCGTCGCCTCCAGCCCGCGCTGCACGCGCCCGGCGGGGAGCTTCAGCACGCCGAGCCCCACGTAGTACATCGCGATCTTCCCCACCGTCTGCCCCACCGTGGCCGCGACCACCAGCGGCAGCACGTACGACTTCGGCGAGAGCGCCACCGCGGAGAGCAGGTAGATCTCGGTGTTGACGAAGGGGACGAGCGAGCCCAGCACGCAGACGGCGAACGTGGTCAGCCAGGCGGCGACGAGCGTCATCGCGGGCGGTGCGGCTGGTTGCGGCGCAGGCTCACGGCTTCACGAGCAGGGGATACGGGTTCAGATCCCTTCCCCGCCACCAGCGGTTCGGGTCGGATACGGTGTAGACGGCAAAGTGCAGGTGCGGGTTTCCGGCGGGCGCGTTGCCCGTGTGCCCCACGTACGCGATGACGTCTCCGGCGCGCACCAGATCGCCCTCCTTGAGGCCGGCACGGTAGCGCTGCAGGTGCGCGTAGTAGTAGATGGTGCGCCCGTCCTCGTCGCGGTGGTAGAGCGAGATCCCGCCCAGCGCGCTCGTGGCCCGCTTCACGATCACCCCGCCCGCCGCCGCCAGCACCGGCGTGCCGTCCGGCGCGAATATGTCCACTCCCTTGTGCTTGCGCCCGCCGGAGCGCCCCGCGCCGTAGCTGTCGGCCAGGTCGCGCTCGCGCACCCCCGCCACCGGAATCACCAGCCGCGCGGCGGTGGCCGCCGGACGCAGCTCCTCGCGAGTCGCCACCCGCACCAGCAGCGTCTTCTCGGTCGCGGCCAGGTAGATGACGAGCCCCAGCAGCAGCGCCACCTCCGCCAGCGCGACGCCGATGGTGGCGCGGCGCAGGGTGATGCGCATGCGCCTGCGCCGCGGCGCGGGCTCCGGGGCCGGAGCGGCTTCGGGCGGAGCGGCGTCTTCGGTCAGCGCGGCAACGGGGGAAGCTGCGTGGCCGGGTTGTAGTGCCGGAACACCTCGCGGCCGATGCGCGCGATCAGGAGGTTGGCGGGGTTGTCCGGCATGTACGACCGGTCCTGGTTCTCGCGCGTCATCACGCAGACCGCCACCGGGGCCTCGGCGCCGTACAGGATGCCGCAGTCGTTGCGCGCCTGGTCCACGTCGCCCGACTTGTGCGCGGCGTCGAGGTTACCCGGCAGCCAGCGCTGCAGCTTGCCGGCGTCCTGGTTGGCGCGCAGCATCCGCAGCGCCAGCGAGTCCATGGCCGGCGACACCGCGCGCCCCTGGTGCAGCAGGGTAAAGAGGCGCGTCGTCTCGTCCGGCGTGGTGACGCCCAGGCCGTACTTCACCGAGCTGTCCATGGCGACCGAGGTGGCGCGGAGGAAGGTCTTGGAGTGGATCTTGGTGTGCGGCAGCCCCAGCGCCTCCATCTTGCTCCACACCGTGCGGATGTTGAGGCGGTCCAGGAGGAGGTTGGTGGCGGTGTTGTCGGACAGGGTGATCATCAGCCACGCCGCGTCCTCCACCGTCAGGTTGAGACCGGACGCCATGTACTGCAGGACGCCGGAGCCGCCCACCCGGTCGCGCGCGATCATCCCGATGCGCTCGTCCAGCCGGATCGACCCCTTGTTGACCTCGTCCAGCAGCGCCACCAGGATCGCCACCTTGATCAGCGATGCCGACGGGTACGTCTCGCCGCCGCGGATGGAGAGCGTCTCGCCTGTCTTGAGGTTCGCGACGCTGACCCCCGCGACGCCCGCGTAGCCGCGCATCACAGACTCCAGCGTGCGGCGCAGCGCCGTCGTGTCGCTGCGGACGGCAGTCGGAGCCGGGCGTCCGGCGGCGGGCGCGGCGGCGGCGCAGGCCAGTGCGGCAAGCGCCAGCAGGGGTACGGCTGTGCGGAAGAGGCGGCTCATGGCGGATGCGTCGGGATGGGCGGGGGGATGGTCTTCCGCAGTATGGGGCGGGGCGCGCGCGTTGTCCATCAGCGGCCAGCGCGGGGCGGAAACGGCCGGATGGACGGATTTCCGCAAGTCGTTGGAACGCATCGGCTTAGTGTTCGGGGGCCGGAACGGCGGGGCACGAGGTTGTTGACGCGGGGGGTGCAGGGGGGGTATCATGCCCCCCACTTCACACCCTTGATCGACTCCGCTTCGGCGCCGCCGCGGCCCTCCCCTAGCAAGGGGATGCCACCCGGTGGGATGGTCCCCGCGCCGATCCGCTTTCACCCGCGTTCCCCCACATAGCTTTGCTTCCAAGCCGCGGCAGCGCACTATTCGCCATTGCCCTGGGTCTCGTGCTGGCCCTTCCCGGCGCCGCATCGGCGCAGGAGAGCTTCCCCAGGCTGCGTGAGTTCCTGCGCGGCGAGAGTGCCCCGCGCGGCGAGGCGGATGCGAAGCGTGACTCCGTGGTGGCGCTGGCCCGGCGGCAGATCGGCGTACGATACTCGCTGGGCGGCACCTCTCCCGAGCGCGGCTTCGACTGCAGCGGCTTCCTCCAGTACCTGATGCGCGGCCTGAACGTGCGCCTTCCGCGCACCGCGGCCGAGCAGGCGCGCGTGGGCCAGTCGATCCCGCGGGACGTGAGCCGCATGCTTCCGGGCGACATCCTCACCTTCGGCTACGGCGGCCGCACCACGCACGTGGGGGTGTACATCGGCGGCGGGCGCTTCATCCACGCCAGCACGGGATCGCGCCGCATCGCCGAGGCGCGGCTGGACCGCTCGTCTTCGCTCGTTCGCGCATGGACGGGGGTGCGGCGGATGCTGGGGCGCAGCGACAGCACCGTAGCCGTCGCGAACCGCTGAACCACGCCTCACACAGAGACACAGAGGGTACCGCAAGAAAAAAGAAAGGTGTTTCCTCTGTGCCTTTCCGTGTTCCTCCTTTTCCTCTGTGTGAGGCTGTTGTTACGATGCCCGGCCCGCTCCCACGCTTGTGGAAGCGGGCCTTGTGCTATGCGGCGCGGCGCTTGCAATTCCAGCCGCAAACCCCTTGGAGCAAACGACGTTGACCAATCCGAACGAAACCACGGCGCTGGACGAAGCGCAGGCGCAGGCGCTGATGGAGAGCGCCCGCACCGCCCGCGGCTTCGCCTACGTGCCGTACAGCCGCTTTCCCGTGGGCGCCGCGCTGCTGGCCGACGACGGCACCGTGTTCACCGGGTGCAACGTGGAGAACGCCTCGTACGGGCTCACCAACTGCGCCGAGCGCACGGCGATCTTCAAGGCCGTCTCCGAGGGGCGCACAACATTCCGCGCCATCGCGGTGGTGGGGCCGCAGGACGACCTCGCATGCGCGCCGTGCGGCGCGTGCCGCCAGGTGCTGTACGAGTTCGGCCCGGAGATGGTGCTGGTGACGCCCGCGGGGCCCAACGACCCCGGAGGCGTGCGGATGACCACCGTCGGCGCCCTCCTCCCCGGCGCCTTCGACGGGTCGGATCTCCCCGCGCTCGCGGAGGATGCGTGAGCAGTGTGGCGGTGCCGCTGATCGAGCGGAAGAAGAACGGCGGCGAGCTGGACCCGGACGAGATCCGCGCCCTCCTGGCCGGCTACCTGGACAGGTCGATCCCCGACTACCAGCTCGCGGCGTGGCTGATGGCCGTCTGCTGGCGCGGAATGACGGAGCGCGAGACGCTGGCGATGACGCAGGCGATGGTCGACACCGGCGCAACCCTGGAATGGGCGGACCTCGAACGTCCCACCGTCGACAAGCACAGCACCGGCGGCGTGGGCGACAAGACCTCGCTCGTCCTGGTGCCGCTGATGGCCGAGGCGGGCGCCGCCTTCGTGAAGATGTCCGGGCGCGGGCTGGGGCACACCGGCGGCACGCTGGACAAGCTGGAGTCGATCGCCGGCTTCCGCACGGAGCTGGGGCTGGATGAGATGGGCGCCCAGGTGCGGCGGATCGGGTGCGCGCTCGTGGGCCAGAGCCCCGCCCTCGTCCCAGCCGACGGCGCGCTGTACTCGCTCCGCGACGTCACCGCGACGGTCGATTCGGTGCCGCTGATCGCCAGCAGCATCATGTCCAAGAAGCTGGCCGGCGGCGCCGGGACCATCGTGCTGGACGTGAAGTGGGGCTCCGGCGCCTTCATGACCACGCAGGAGGCCGCGCGCGAGCTCGCCGGCGCCCTGGTCCGCATCGGCCAGGGGGCCGGGCGCCGCACGCGCGCCGTCCTCTCCTCCATGCGCGAGCCGCTGGGGCGGGCCGTGGGCAACGCGCTGGAGGTGCGCGAGGCGCTCGAGACCCTCAACGGCGGCGGCCCCGCCGGCCTGTGGGCGCTCACCCTGGAGCTGGGCACGCACCTGATGCTCCTCTCCGGCCTCGCATCCTCCGCGGACGATGCGGTGCGCACCCTCACCGCGCTGCGTGACTCGGGGGCGGCGGCGCGGCGGATGGAGATGCTGGTGGAGGCGCAGGGCGGCGACCCGCGCGTCGTCGCCCGCCCGGACCTCCTCCCCGCCGCGCCCGTCGTCCGCACCGTCGCCGCCGACGCGGACGGTTGGGTAGCGGAGGCCGAGGCGCGCGGCATCGCGGAGGCGGCACTGCACCTCGGCGCCGGACGGCTGCGCAAGGGCGACCCCGTGGATCCCGCGGTCGGTGTCGTCGTCCTCGCCCGCGTGGGTGACCGTCTGATGCCCGGGGGTCCCCTTGCCGAGGTGCACGCGCGCACCGAAGCCGCCGCCGAAGCCGCCGAAGCCCGTCTCCGCGCCGCCTTCCGCCTCTCGCCTGAAGCCGTCGCCGCGCCGGGCGAGCCGTACGAGACGGTGGGGTAACGGGCCCTCACCCCCCCCGGCCCCCCTCTCCCGGTAACAGGAGAGGCTGGCGCCTCTGTTATCGAGAGAGGGGGGAGATCGCCGCCTTTCCGCGCGAGCCTTCGGGTCTCAGAAAACGCGTAGGGGCGCGATTTATCGCGCCCGTGCCTGACGCCGCT comes from Longimicrobium sp. and encodes:
- a CDS encoding serine hydrolase — translated: MSRLFRTAVPLLALAALACAAAAPAAGRPAPTAVRSDTTALRRTLESVMRGYAGVAGVSVANLKTGETLSIRGGETYPSASLIKVAILVALLDEVNKGSIRLDERIGMIARDRVGGSGVLQYMASGLNLTVEDAAWLMITLSDNTATNLLLDRLNIRTVWSKMEALGLPHTKIHSKTFLRATSVAMDSSVKYGLGVTTPDETTRLFTLLHQGRAVSPAMDSLALRMLRANQDAGKLQRWLPGNLDAAHKSGDVDQARNDCGILYGAEAPVAVCVMTRENQDRSYMPDNPANLLIARIGREVFRHYNPATQLPPLPR
- a CDS encoding thymidine phosphorylase produces the protein MSSVAVPLIERKKNGGELDPDEIRALLAGYLDRSIPDYQLAAWLMAVCWRGMTERETLAMTQAMVDTGATLEWADLERPTVDKHSTGGVGDKTSLVLVPLMAEAGAAFVKMSGRGLGHTGGTLDKLESIAGFRTELGLDEMGAQVRRIGCALVGQSPALVPADGALYSLRDVTATVDSVPLIASSIMSKKLAGGAGTIVLDVKWGSGAFMTTQEAARELAGALVRIGQGAGRRTRAVLSSMREPLGRAVGNALEVREALETLNGGGPAGLWALTLELGTHLMLLSGLASSADDAVRTLTALRDSGAAARRMEMLVEAQGGDPRVVARPDLLPAAPVVRTVAADADGWVAEAEARGIAEAALHLGAGRLRKGDPVDPAVGVVVLARVGDRLMPGGPLAEVHARTEAAAEAAEARLRAAFRLSPEAVAAPGEPYETVG
- a CDS encoding C40 family peptidase yields the protein MLPSRGSALFAIALGLVLALPGAASAQESFPRLREFLRGESAPRGEADAKRDSVVALARRQIGVRYSLGGTSPERGFDCSGFLQYLMRGLNVRLPRTAAEQARVGQSIPRDVSRMLPGDILTFGYGGRTTHVGVYIGGGRFIHASTGSRRIAEARLDRSSSLVRAWTGVRRMLGRSDSTVAVANR
- a CDS encoding cytidine deaminase gives rise to the protein MTNPNETTALDEAQAQALMESARTARGFAYVPYSRFPVGAALLADDGTVFTGCNVENASYGLTNCAERTAIFKAVSEGRTTFRAIAVVGPQDDLACAPCGACRQVLYEFGPEMVLVTPAGPNDPGGVRMTTVGALLPGAFDGSDLPALAEDA
- a CDS encoding M23 family metallopeptidase → MRITLRRATIGVALAEVALLLGLVIYLAATEKTLLVRVATREELRPAATAARLVIPVAGVRERDLADSYGAGRSGGRKHKGVDIFAPDGTPVLAAAGGVIVKRATSALGGISLYHRDEDGRTIYYYAHLQRYRAGLKEGDLVRAGDVIAYVGHTGNAPAGNPHLHFAVYTVSDPNRWWRGRDLNPYPLLVKP